The following coding sequences are from one Nicotiana tomentosiformis chromosome 3, ASM39032v3, whole genome shotgun sequence window:
- the LOC104104006 gene encoding auxin transporter-like protein 2 encodes MVPEKQAEEAIVSAIQNETEADDRQEEMAIHSNLSFKSFLWHGGSVYDAWFSCASNQVAQVLLTLPYSFSQMGMLSGILLQIFYGIMGSWTAYLISVLYVEYRSRKEKENVSFKNHVIQWFEVLDGLLGPKWKAIGLAFNCTFLLFGSVIQLIACASNIYYINDHLDKRTWTYIFGACCATTVFIPSFHNYRLWSFLGLGMTTYTAWYLTIAAFVHGQVEGVIHSGPTKMVLYFTGATNILYTFGGHAVTVEIMHAMWKPQKFKYIYLYATLYVFTLTLPSAAAVYWAFGDQLLDHANAFSLLPRNGFRDTAVILMLIHQFITFGFACTPLYFVWEKVVGMHDTKSICLRALARLPVVIPIWFLAIIFPFFGPINSAVGALLVSFTVYIIPAAAHMLTYRKASARQNAAEKPPFFLPSWTAVYAVNVFVVAWVFVVGFGFGGWASMTNFIKQVDTFGLFAKCYQCHPLDHRHGK; translated from the exons ATGGTGCCTGAGAAACAAGCAGAAGAGGCCATAGTCTCTGCTATCCAAAATGAAACAGAGGCAGATGATAGACAGGAAGAAATGGCTATTCATTCAAATTTGAGCTTCAAAAGCTTTCTTTGGCATGGTGGTTCAGTTTATGATGCCTGGTTTAGCTGTGCATCAAATCAG GTAGCACAGGTTTTGTTGACTTTACCATACTCATTTTCTCAAATGGGAATGCTTTCAGGAATTCTACTGCAGATATTTTATGGTATAATGGGAAGCTGGACAGCTTACCTCATAAGTGTCCTATATGTTGAGTACAGAAGCAGAAAAGAGAAAGAGAATGTTAGCTTCAAGAACCATGTCATTCAG TGGTTTGAAGTGTTGGATGGCTTATTGGGACCCAAGTGGAAAGCTATTGGTTTGGCCTTCAATTGTACTTTCCTTCTATTTGGTTCAGTTATACAGCTTATTGCTTGTGCAAG TAACATTTATTATATAAACGACCATTTGGACAAGAGGACATGGACATACATATTTGGGGCATGCTGTGCGACTACTGTGTTTATTCCATCATTCCACAACTATAGATTATGGTCATTTCTTGGACTGGGGATGACTACTTATACAGCTTGGTACTTGACTATTGCAGCGTTTGTTCATGGCCAG GTTGAAGGAGTTATTCACAGTGGCCCAACCAAAATGGTGCTTTATTTTACGGGTGCCACTAACATACTCTATACTTTCGGCGGGCATGCCGTCACCGT GGAAATCATGCATGCAATGTGGAAGCCTCAAAAATTCAAGTACATATATCTGTATGCTACACTATATGTCTTCACATTAACACTCCCATCAGCAGCAGCTGTGTATTGGGCCTTCGGTGACCAGCTTCTTGATCATGCCAATGCCTTTTCTCTCCTCCCTCGAAACGGTTTTCGCGACACAGCTGTCATTCTTATGCTAATCCACCAG TTTATTACATTTGGATTTGCTTGCACTCCTCTGTACTTTGTTTGGGAAAAAGTTGTGGGAATGCACGACACAAAGAGCATATGTTTGAGGGCATTGGCTAGGTTACCAGTTGTGATACCAATATGGTTTTTGGCCATTATATTTCCATTCTTTGGGCCTATTAACTCAGCTGTGGGGGCATTATTAGTTAGCTTCACCGTGTACATCATTCCTGCTGCTGCTCATATGCTCACTTACAGGAAGGCTTCTGCTCGACAG AATGCAGCTGAAAAACCTCCATTCTTCCTTCCAAGCTGGACAGCGGTGTATGCAGTGAATGTGTTTGTGGTGGCATGGGTTTTTGTtgttggatttggatttggaggatgGGCAAGCATGACCAATTTCATTAAGCAAGTTGATACGTTTGGCTTGTTTGCAAAGTGTTATCAGTGCCATCCCCTTGACCATCGTCATGGAAAGTAG